Proteins encoded in a region of the Zea mays cultivar B73 chromosome 2, Zm-B73-REFERENCE-NAM-5.0, whole genome shotgun sequence genome:
- the LOC100280296 gene encoding putative glucose-6-phosphate 1-epimerase isoform X1 codes for MSVSASSPAAAAGDEKQEAAPVRRCKGVNDLDKVVLREVRGSSAEVYLYGGHVTSWKDEHGDELLFVSNKAIFKPPKAIRGGIPICFPQFSNFGNLEPHGFARNRTWSVDDDPPPFPVPTSNSAYIDLILKPTEDDLKIWPHSFEYRLRVALSPGGDLMLTSRIRNTNADGKPFSFTFAYHTYFKISDISEVRVEGLETLDYLDNLQDRARSTEQGDAIVFESELDRIYLGTPSKIAIIDHEKKRTFVVRKGGLPDAVVWNPWDKKAKAMSDFGDDEYKRMVCVEAAAIEKTVTLKPGEEWTGKLELSAVPSSYYSGQLDPDRVIQDSTVPEDSIS; via the exons ATGTCGGTCTCGGCGTCgtcaccggcggcggcggcgggcgatgAGAAGCAGGAGGCGGCGCCCGTCAGGCGCTGCAAGGGCGTCAACGACCTCGACAAGGTCGTTCTCCGCGAGGTCCGGGGCAGCTCCGCAGAG GTGTACTTGTATGGTGGGCATGTGACATCATGGAAAGATGAGCATGGAGATGAATTACTTTTTGTTAGCAATAAG GCTATTTTCAAGCCTCCAAAAGCTATACGTGGAGGAATACCAATATGCTTTCCGCAG TTCTCCAACTTTGGGAATCTGGAACCACATGGATTTGCAAGGAATAGGACATGGAGTGTTGATGATGATCCTCCACCATTTCCAGTGCCAACCTCCAATAGCGCTTATATTGACTTGATCCTCAAACCTACTGAAGATGATTTGAAGATCTGGCCTCATAG TTTTGAATACCGCCTGAGGGTTGCACTTAGTCCTGGTGGTGATTTGATGCTAACTTCACGTATAAGAAACACTAATGCAGACGGGAAGCCATTCTCTTTCACTTTTGCATACCACACATACTTCAAGATTTCTGATATCAG TGAGGTGCGAGTAGAAGGATTGGAAACTCTGGATTACCTAGACAACTTACAAGATAGAGCTCGTTCCACTGAACAAGGCGATGCAATTGTTTTTGAATCCGAA CTGGACAGAATATATCTGGGCACACCATCGAAAATTGCCATTATTGATCATGAGAAGAAAAGAACATTTGTTGTGAGGAAAGGAGGCCTTCCTGATGCTG TTGTTTGGAACCCCTGGGATAAAAAAGCAAAGGCTATGTCAGATTTTGGGGATGATGAATATAAACGAATGGTATGCGTGGAGGCGGCTGCTATTGAAAAGACTGTCACTCTGAAGCCTGGTGAAGAGTGGACTGGAAAGTTGGAACTTTCTGCTGTGCCATCTAGCTATTACAGTGGTCAGCTAGACCCTGACCGTGTGATTCAGGATTCCACTGTCCCGGAGGACTCCATCAGCTAG
- the LOC103645817 gene encoding ribulose bisphosphate carboxylase/oxygenase activase 2, chloroplastic gives MATTSVAASSPHPHLSRPRRRNSSATSRTSIRGCLLPIRCSSASSSQPPATGGEEGESGRRRLSKQSSWEDRDVEGDDYLYRLGKEADNLNITVGARSGIVDELFVGNFLGKDSDIVFDYRQKATRTFEYLQGDYYIAPAFLDKVACHIVKNYIAHLLNNIKVPLILGIWGGKGQGKTFQTELIFRAMGVEPVIMSAGELESEKAGEPGRLIRDRYRTASQVIQNQGKMSCLMINDLDAGVGRFGNTQMTVNNQIAVGTLMNLADNPTRVSIGQKWRESDVTHRVPIIVTGNDFSTLYAPLIRDGRMEKFYWQPNREDIISIVHGMYIKDGLSVEEVSRIVDAFPNQALDFYGALRSRTYDQAILEWVEEIGGHEQLNEKLLKRKKGEELPTFIPPKPTLEALIESGYSLVKEQELIMSSKLSKEYMKNLE, from the exons ATGGCCACCACCTCCGTCGCCGCCTCCTCTCCCCATCCCCATCTGTCCCGCCCCCGCCGGCGGAACTCCAGCGCCACCTCCAGAACCTCGATCCGGGGCTGCCTCCTGCCCATCCGATGCTCGTCCGCCTCGTCGTCGCAACCGCCGGCAACCGGCGGCGAGGAGGGAGAGTCGGGGCGCCGGCGGCTGTCGAAGCAGTCGTCGTGGGAGGACAGAGATGTGGAGGGGGACGACTACCTCTACCGCCTCGGGAAGGAGGCTGACAACTTGAACATCACCGTTGGCGCACGGTCCGGCATCGTCGACGAACTCTTCGTCGGAAACTTCCTCGGGAAAGACT CGGATATCGTGTTCGACTACCGGCAGAAGGCAACTAGAACGTTCGAGTACCTGCAGGGGGATTACTACATCGCACCTGCCTTCCTC GATAAAGTTG CATGCCACATTGTAAAGAACTACATTGCGCATCTTCTTAATAATATCAAGGTTCCCCTAATACTTG GGATCTGGGGCGGAAAAGGCCAAGGGAAAACATTCCAGACTGAACTTatatttagagcaatgggtgtggAGCCAGTAATTATGTCTGCAGGCGAACTAGAATCTGAAAAAGCAG GTGAACCCGGGAGGCTAATACGTGATAGATACAGAACTGCCTCCCAAGTAATCCAAAACCAA GGGAAAATGAGTTGCTTGATGATCAACGATCTAGATGCTGGTGTTGGAAGATTTG GAAACACGCAGATGACGGTCAATAATCAAATAGCTGTTGGAACTTTGATGAATTTGGCAGATAATCCTACTAGGGTGAGCATCGGCCAGAAATGGAGAGAATCTGATGTTACACACAGGGTGCCAATAATAGTTACTGGAAATGATTTTTCAACTCTATATGCACCCTTAATTCGTGATGGGAGAATGGAAAAATTCTACTG GCAGCCCAACCGTGAAGATATAATTAGTATTGTTCATGGCATGTATATAAAGGATGGATTATCTGTTGAAGAAGTATCAAGAATTGTAGACGCATTTCCAAACCAAG CTCTGGACTTCTATGGAGCTTTGAGATCCAGGACATATGATCAGGCTATCTTGGAG TGGGTCGAAGAAATCGGTGGGCATGAACAGCTAAATGAGAAGCTTCTTAAGCGAAAGAAAGGCGAGGAGCTTCCAACGTTTATACCCCCAAAG CCAACACTGGAAGCATTGATTGAGTCAGGGTACTCGCTGGTGAAGGAGCAGGAACTAATAATGAGCTCCAAGCTTTCAAAAGAGTATATGAAGAACTTAGAATAG
- the LOC103645818 gene encoding uncharacterized protein — MDTVREEAWPMAAPQQRRRQPSAPQQQHQNGRIDLRDLKAQMLKRLGPDRSRRYFGYLNGYLSERLSRQDFEKLCLQTLGQENLQLHNRLIRAILYNAYQGKCPPPPLDAGRPVGSSVKKASQAAEVLNTCNSDAKLLQVQGLRSVATAQDHTLKDSMNNMGPKCRVAAVNHNQVTHGASGSLENGTINPIELKRLHFQQCEPVEPPAKHPRVEQLPPNNMLLQRSMSSTAERSAEILRSPVRAPLGIPFCSASVGGARKFPPPPIVTGEDHFNSCFEDGGLFSTELLHRRMEKTAETLGLAGVTMHSAELLNIALDEYMKNLIRSSVELVGGSVQRDARKGTLPHKNQVYGNRINGVWLPNHVHMQSGSGSSGTTNEIGSNQLISVSDFKVAMQLNPQHLGENWPVLLEKICLCSSEEND, encoded by the coding sequence ATGGACACAGTAAGGGAGGAGGCATGGCCAATGGCTGCACCACAGCAGCGGAGGCGGCAGCCGTCAGCTCCACAACAGCAACATCAGAATGGCCGTATTGATCTCAGGGATCTCAAGGCTCAGATGTTGAAGCGGCTTGGTCCGGATCGCTCGCGGAGATATTTTGGCTACTTGAATGGCTACTTATCGGAGAGGCTCAGCAGGCAAGACTTTGAAAAGCTGTGCCTGCAGACCCTGGGGCAGGAGAACCTCCAGCTGCACAACCGGCTAATCCGTGCAATTCTCTACAATGCCTACCAGGGAAAGTGCCCGCCTCCTCCATTGGATGCAGGGAGACCTGTAGGGTCATCAGTAAAGAAGGCTTCTCAGGCTGCTGAAGTGTTGAATACTTGCAATAGTGATGCCAAGTTGTTACAGGTTCAGGGATTGAGATCTGTGGCCACAGCACAGGATCATACTTTGAAAGATAGTATGAATAACATGGGTCCAAAGTGTAGGGTGGCTGCTGTAAATCACAACCAAGTTACTCACGGTGCTTCTGGATCTCTGGAGAATGGTACTATAAATCCAATTGAGTTAAAGAGATTGCATTTTCAACAATGTGAACCTGTAGAGCCACCGGCAAAGCATCCACGTGTGGAACAGTTGCCCCCCAATAATATGCTTTTGCAGAGAAGCATGAGTAGCACTGCAGAACGTTCTGCAGAAATATTAAGAAGTCCTGTACGAGCTCCACTAGGAATTCCATTTTGTTCAGCAAGTGTGGGCGGTGCAAGGAAATTTCCACCTCCACCAATTGTTACAGGTGAGGATCACTTCAACAGCTGTTTTGAGGATGGTGGGCTGTTCAGCACCGAGCTGCTGCATAGACGTATGGAGAAAACAGCAGAAACACTGGGTTTAGCTGGTGTCACTATGCATAGTGCTGAGCTTCTAAATATTGCTCTGGATGAGTACatgaaaaacttgattaggtcatcTGTTGAGTTAGTAGGAGGTAGTGTTCAGAGGGATGCAAGGAAAGGGACACTACCACACAAGAACCAAGTTTATGGAAATCGGATTAATGGTGTCTGGCTGCCAAACCATGTTCATATGCAATCAGGCAGTGGTTCATCAGGAACTACGAATGAGATTGGAAGTAACCAATTGATCTCCGTAAGTGATTTTAAggtagccatgcagctaaaccctCAACATCTTGGGGAGAACTGGCCAGTCCTTCTGGAGAAGATATGTCTATGTTCTTCAGAGGAAAATGACTGA
- the LOC100275046 gene encoding uncharacterized protein LOC100275046 codes for MEWWQKAVVVPVKRAWIAAAARLTTRHKKEDGGHGVLVKLHDDVQTCAYEDVQVMWEMLQRAETERLAREPSPKGARALVWLRRHHKMDPRRRC; via the exons ATGGAGTGGTGGCAGAAGGCGGTGGTGGTGCCGGTGAAGCGCGCGTggatcgccgccgccgcccggctGACGACGCGACATAAGAAAGAAG ACGGCGGCCACGGCGTCCTGGTGAAGCTCCACGACGACGTCCAGACGTGCGCGTACGAGGACGTGCAGGTGATGTGGGAGATGCTGCAGCGGGCCGAGACGGAGAGGCTGGCGCGCGAGCCCTCGCCAAAGGGCGCGCGCGCGCTCGTCTGGCTGCGCCGCCACCACAAGATGGACCCGCGCCGGCGCtgctga
- the LOC100278025 gene encoding uncharacterized protein LOC100278025 — protein MEGAAGQMLVPILGIVAVAAVTFYTVSFMEMRDKSFEELDEKYSDFDESGGRQRRSRRRAERDRKKSK, from the exons ATGGAAGGTGCAGCCGGCCAAATGCTCGTCCCGATCCTCGGCATCGTTGCCGTGGCCGCCGTGACCTTCTACACCGTCAGCTTCATGGAGATGCGAGAC AAATCCTTCGAGGAGCTCGACGAGAAGTACTCGGACTTCGACGAGTCAGGCGGGCGGCAGCGGCGGTCTCGCCGCAGGGCCGAGCGCGACAGGAAGAAGTCCAAATGA
- the lox6 gene encoding linoleate 9S-lipoxygenase6 gives MMQQLRHSQPSPCLCGLRAARPMLALGAAASRSRPAGKLQPSVCLGLGHVAPAAARGQPRPRAVADSALGASPTSVHVGGKLLLQNFAADSQQRLKLSIQLVSATVADPDGRGVKAEASVLDAVVGSGDSELDVDLIWDEALGAPGAVVVKNHSDFPVYLRLLSVPAGVGGADDEAAAVHFACNGWVYPVDKHPYRLFFTNDACVKEETPSALLKYREDELGALRGDGETTERPFQPWDRVYDYALYNDLGNPDLRQDLARPVLGGSQEYPYPRRTKTGRPAAKTDPRSESRAPLDEEIYVPCDERVGFASIPAPTLPPLGGHFRSLADVYRLFGLDDLGRLPEAKAVINSGAPFPVVPQVISVNPTHWRKDEEFARQMIAGANPVCIKRVTKFPLASELDRGVFGDQDSKITKDHVEKNMGGMTVQQAVEEGRLYVVDHHDWVMPYLKRINELPASEEKAEVSQRKVYAARTLLFLDGEDSSMLRPLAIELSSPHPEKEQLGAVSTVYTPPDSGDDGITAGRFSTWELAKVYASANDAAENNFVTHWLNTHASMEPIVIAANRQLSVLHPIHRLLKPHFRKTLHINAVARQIIVGSGDQRKDGSVFRGIDEVTYFPSKYNMEMSSKAYKAWNFTDLALPNDLIKRGLAKGDPKKPETVELAIKDYPYAVDGLDMWAAIKKWVADYCAIYYADDGAVARDSELQGWWSEVRNVGHGDLADAPWWPAMDCVADLVETCATVVWLSSAYHASISFGQYDYLGFVPNGPSITTRPVPGPDAGAEVTESDFLASVTPVTEALGFMSIASGPMGLKGTEVYLGQRPDTEQWTRERRAAEALAEFRARLEEVAGNIDRRNADPALKNRTGQVEVPYTLLKPTAQPGLVLRGIPNSITV, from the exons ATGATGCAGCAGCTCCGTCACAGCCAGCCGAGCCCGTGCCTCTGCGGCCTGCGGGCGGCACGGCCTATGCTCGCCCTCGGCGCAGCAGCATCCCGTTCGCGGCCCGCCGGAAAACTGCAACCGAGCGTctgcctcggcctcggccatgtagCCCCAGCCGCGGCGAGAGGACAGCCCCGTCCCCGTGCCGTTGCCGACTCGGCGCTGGGAGCATCGCCTACGAGCGTGCATGTCGGAGGCAAGCTGCTGCTGCAGAACTTCGCCGCCGACAGCCAGCAGCGGCTCAAGCTCTCCATCCAGCTTGTCAGCGCCACCGTGGCCG ATCCCGACGGGCGCGGGGTGAAGGCGGAGGCGTCGGTGCTGGACGCCGTCGTGGGCAGCGGGGACAGCGAGCTCGACGTGGACCTGATCTGGGACGAGGCGCTGGGCGCGCCCGGCGCGGTGGTGGtgaagaaccactccgacttccccgTGTACCTGAGGCTGCTGAGCGTGCCGGCCGGCGTCGGCGGCGCCGACGACGAGGCCGCCGCCGTCCACTTCGCCTGCAACGGATGGGTGTACCCCGTCGACAAGCACCCGTACCGCCTCTTCTTCACCAACGAC GCGTGTGTCAAGGAAGAAACGCCGAGCGCCCTGCTCAAGTACCGGGAGGACGAGCTCGGCGCGCTCCGGGGAGACGGCGAGACGACGGAGCGACCGTTCCAGCCGTGGGACCGCGTGTACGACTACGCGCTGTACAACGACCTGGGGAACCCAGACCTGCGCCAGGACCTGGCGCGCCCCGTGCTGGGAGGATCCCAGGAGTACCCGTACCCTCGGCGTACCAAGACCGGCCGACCAGCCGCCAAAACAG ATCCTCGGTCGGAGAGCAGAGCGCCGCTGGACGAAGAGATCTACGTCCCCTGCGACGAGCGCGTCGGCTTCGCCAGCATCCCCGCGCCGACGCTTCCGCCGCTGGGCGGGCACTTCAGGTCCCTCGCCGATGTCTACCGCCTCTTCGGCCTCGACGACCTCGGCCGGCTCCCGGAGGCCAAGGCGGTCATCAACAGCGGCGCGCCGTTCCCCGTCGTGCCTCAGGTCATTTCAG TGAACCCGACACATTGGCGGAAGGACGAAGAGTTCGCGCGGCAGATGATCGCCGGGGCGAACCCGGTGTGCATCAAGCGCGTCACCAAGTTCCCGCTGGCGAGCGAGCTTGACCGCGGGGTGTTCGGCGACCAGGACAGCAAGATAACCAAGGACCATGTCGAGAAGAACATGGGCGGCATGACGGTGCAGCAG GCCGTAGAGGAGGGGAGGCTGTACGTCGTGGACCACCACGACTGGGTGATGCCATACCTGAAGCGCATCAACGAGCTCCCTGCGAGCGAGGAGAAGGCGGAGGTGTCGCAGAGGAAGGTGTACGCCGCCAGAACGCTCCTGTTCCTGGACGGCGAGGACTCGTCGATGCTCAGACCGCTGGCGATCGAGCTCAGCTCGCCGCACCCGGAGAAGGAGCAGCTCGGCGCGGTCAGCACGGTGTACACTCCACCGGACAGCGGGGACGACGGCATCACGGCCGGGAGGTTCTCAACCTGGGAACTGGCAAAGGTTTACGCCTCTGCCAACGACGCAGCCGAGAACAACTTCGTCACTCACTG GCTCAACACGCACGCATCCATGGAGCCGATCGTGATCGCGGCGAACCGGCAGCTGAGCGTGCTGCACCCAATCCACAGGCTCCTCAAGCCGCACTTCCGGAAGACGCTCCACATCAACGCCGTCGCACGCCAGATCATCGTCGGCTCGGGTGACCAGAGGAAGGACGGCAGCGTCTTCCGTGGCATAGACGAGGTCACGTACTTCCCCAGCAAGTACAACATGGAGATGTCCTCCAAGGCGTACAAAGCCTGGAACTTCACGGACCTTGCTCTTCCCAACGATCTCATCAAGAG AGGTCTGGCAAAAGGAGATCCAAAGAAGCCAGAGACGGTGGAGCTGGCGATAAAGGACTACCCGTACGCGGTGGACGGGCTCGACATGTGGGCGGCGATCAAGAAGTGGGTGGCTGACTACTGCGCCATCTACTACGCCGACGACGGCGCGGTGGCGAGGGACAGCGAGCTGCAGGGGTGGTGGAGCGAGGTCAGGAACGTGGGGCACGGCGACCTGGCGGACGCGCCGTGGTGGCCGGCGATGGACTGCGTCGCCGACCTCGTGGAGACCTGCGCCACCGTCGTCTGGCTGAGCTCGGCGTACCACGCGTCCATCAGCTTCGGGCAGTACGACTACCTGGGCTTCGTCCCGAACGGGCCCTCCATCACCACGCGGCCGGTGCCGGGCCCGGACGCCGGGGCGGAGGTCACGGAGTCGGACTTCCTGGCGAGCGTCACGCCGGTCACCGAGGCGCTCGGCTTCATGTCCATCGCCTCGGGGCCGATGGGGCTCAAGGGCACGGAGGTGTACCTGGGGCAGCGCCCGGACACGGAGCAGTGGACGCGCGAGCGGAGGGCGGCCGAGGCGCTGGCGGAGTTCCGGGCGAGGTTGGAGGAGGTCGCGGGCAACATCGACAGGCGGAACGCGGACCCTGCGCTGAAGAACCGGACGGGGCAGGTGGAGGTGCCCTATACGCTGCTCAAGCCGACGGCACAGCCCGGACTGGTGCTCCGTGGCATACCCAACAGCATCACCGTTTGA